The genomic region tgtctcgagggAAAACCAATGTCGCGCTCACACGGTCGTAGCTCGTTTTTTCATTGGTGgtccaaattctctgtgcgggcaaagcagagaaaggggatgtaaacttcaaaaccgagcgtttgagctctcattttctcaaaggcggagaagaatacccaggaaTACCTTttgaaatttctagccactgggggaccaaaggcaggctaggggaactcatattaatgttaaataacctcctaaagtgaagttttcatgtcatgggacctttaagccTTTCTGCAGGGGCCTGGATTCAATATCCAGGGACCATGGTCATTTCCAGtatgtcctcccctgtctctctcctacatTTCCTGCCCTAATACTGTCACTATCTCtcatatatgtacagtatataataACATAATTTAATGTGTCAACTACATTTAAATTAACGCAATCTTTTCAGGGAAATCAAGGCAAtgttctcctcttcatcctgtcTAAATCAAAGTTTCCTAGACAGAAGGTTAGTGTCCTTACTTGCATTCTTCCATTCAATCTTACTCttcattttatttattgtattgTTTAAAACTATTAGTTTTATCATTCCATGATGATTCATTTCTATTATGATTGTATTAGCAGCAACAAGCACTACCAAACCTCTTCAAAATATAGTGGCCTGGACTTGTCACTTGCAAGAAAGGTTTTGAAGAAGCTGGCGAAAAAGGAGAAAGTGTTGGCTGAGGTATTTTGGGAAAAATATGACCTTAAATGTTTAATGGTAATCCAAGTCAGCCTttaatatttatttgtttacctGAACTGACCTGTACTCTGGTGGTTGATAACTCAATTAAATCTAGACATACTGTAACCCCCTTCCCTCTAGATTAAAACTGTGGTCCTGCACTCACTGCTCCCTACCCTGAACGAGAACCCCTTTAGTGTGGAGAGCCTGAGAGTGTACCTTGTCCTCTCAGAGCTCCTAAGGGCCACAGTTAAGCCAAACCAGGTCACAGACATAGAGCTCACTGTGGCCGTCGCGGCCGCCATCTTAAGACTGCACCCCAACAAGCTCCAGATCCTGGGTGAGGTCATTCTCAATCGACCAAAAATCTACATGATGGTTATGAGGAAACATCTCTCTGTTTAGTGTTTTAAATGTATACTAAAGCAAATTTGTTGAGTTAATCAAGTTTTCTTTTCAATGTTCTTGTATTTTTAATATATGTCTTTCTATTGACCCTTTATTGTTATAATCTGTCATTCTATTGTGAATTTAGCTTCTGCATTAAACagtaaatccccccccccccccccacccacatggTAGGAGACTTGTGGTCTTCACTGAAGCCATCTACTCTGGTCAAGCAGATAAAGGTGTGGAAGGACACCCTGTCATTCATTCTGAGGAAACTCAGTATTACTTCCCACAGAACAGGAGTCAAAGACCTTCTCGATGTGCTCCAGCATCTTTTCACAGTCAGTGTACACAGCCAATACTCCTACCGCCTTTACTCAGAATGCCATTGATGGGTCATTTTCAGTTTGGGATTTCTCTTTCTGCAACTTTGTAGGCAACCCAGAAGGCTGGAGGGACACTTAACATTCCAGTCAGTGCCTTTTGTATGGAGGACGTTGTATTCAGTTTCCAATACCTGCAGGAAGATGTGAAACGTTGGCGTTTGTGGTCAAAAAAGAAGGTAAATATTTTACAATACATTTGTACAATGTACACAttgagcagatgcttttatccaaacatacatacatacatacattaaaATAGGGCAGATAAATTGAACCAAGCAAGCTATTTGTATTAGAATGTACTATACTGTAATAGATGAGATAGCGAAAACAACATTAATCTTCATTATTGTGTTTATGGTAGAGAACATAAGAGATCTTGGTTGTCAGATTTTAaaatattgtgtttttgtttttagaaATTGGATGGGATGTCATTACCCATCGTTTGCCGTTACCCATTTGTGATGAATCCGCAAAGCAAGCAATTGGTTCTGAATGTTGCTGCCTATCTCTCACAGGTAAGTCAGTCATGCTTCTCAGGATATAAGGCTTTTGTTTGACCGGATGCTCCATCACAGCTCTGATGTCATACAGTATGAGGACTGATGGGTAAATATGAAGGATTAAAATAGTGTGAATTGATTGCAGGGACAACTTGAAACCAACCATGAGAATGGGATGTGGCCTTTTGGAATaccccagccttcctcctctctctattttgAGTTGAGGCTGAGAAGAGCATCACTCATTGAAGACACCTTCAGAGAACTGAATGTTGCAGATCCCAGTATTTTCAAGAAGCACCTTGTAGTAAATACGCCTGATTATTTACTCGGCACAAAATCTTAAAACAAGAGGTGTCTATGGCTCTCCAACAGAAGGGAGGGATGATAGAATTGTGGATTAACGAAGATGTTATGCACCGCTTTAATTCTCTCAGGTGTATTTTGATGGCGACTCACAGTTGTCAGATGTGTACAGAAGGGACTTCTTCCTCCACGTGTTAGATAGCCTGCTGGACCCTGATTCTAAGATGTTCATGTACAATCACACCAAAACGCTGGCCTGGTTTCCTGCGATGGTAAGGCCTCACTTTCAGAACAGATAGCCTACAGTGGGTTTCATGGTCTGTCTTTCACCTCTGTGTCATCATTAGCTCCCTCTTCCGAACATTTCTTACCTGATATCATGAAAGATCTTGCAGACTGCAGCAACATAATATACTGATTTTTTTAATGGTACTTTGAGGTCACTTGAATTAATTaacttaattattattatttgtgaaTACATTTTGCAGtttataaaaacatttttattaacaGCCCATACTAGAAGAGAAGAGGTACTTCTTGTTTGGGGTTCTCTGTGGGCTGGCCTTACACGGCAACATGGTTGTACACCTGCCCTTCCCATTGGCCCTTTTTAAAAAGCTATTGAACAGAAAGCCCTCCTTGGAGGATCTGATAGACTTCAGCTCTGATGGACAGTAAGTTAACAAAGTCCTCTCTTATCAAATACTGGTAATGTAGAAGAGATACTGTAGGAATAAATGTTTAACTCTTGATTACTTAACTCTAATTTGAGATATATTTGATGTATTTAAAGGATTTTGAAGGACATCCTAGACTACCCTGATGATGTTGTTGAAAACTTGGACATGACATTCACAGTGAGTATTGTAATTGTGACTGTACAGCTGTGGCCataaagtattgggagcgacatacattttgtgtttgcaaagcttgctgggccttggcataatatgactgctaacataatttcagtaagtcatatcatcagtgcaggggaaagtgtgaactagttctagccaagtgaaatcactatcattctgattggattttaagagcagattgactgctgtaaaaggggggactatttgcatatattgaaaatgtttgcccccccaaaaaatatgaaatgtatcctattgtattctatagaaacatgtgaaaacatttccTAAAAtcctgaaccagcaaactttgcaaaacacaacatttatcATTACCAAAACGTATGGCCACGCCTGTAGGTTAAAATAGTATCATAATAGTAGCTGCGTAATTTAAATCGATATATTTACATAATCTCACTGCGTAATCCCATTTATGTAATTACATTttggtgtttaaaaaaaatatatatattttcatgaagaaatgaCGATACAAATTGTGATGATTTTGCCAgtcagattattattattttttttttttacaggaacATTATCTTATTTAAAATAACTATAACCGCTAAACAGTCTTCATTGTTTCCTTTATACGCAATAACAGGTGATATGGGACAACACAAGGGTTGAACTTGATTCCAAAGAACCAGAGAAATTGGTCACAGGTGAAAACAAGTAAGGTTATGAAAAAGAACCTCACAAAATAAGGCTTAAGTAAAATTCTCAAAAGAATGATAAATTATAACTTTTTCTGTTCTTGGTAAAAATATCTGGATACCATACATTACCATTGCCAGGATGGAGTTTTCAGAGGCCTATGTGAACCTCGTCTTCAACAAATCAGTGGAGGGTGTGTTTGCAGAGTTCCGGCGTGGCTTCTTTACTGTGTGTGAAGAGGATGCGGCCTTGCTCTTCAGGCCTGAGGAACTGAGAGCGGTCATGGTTGGCTCTGAGAACTACGATTGGGAGAAACTCAAACAGGTCCTCATACCTCTAAAGCGGGATAAGCAATAGATTTATAGGTTTCATGATGCTGTCATGGTCAGCTATGCTAATTATGATCTGTGTAGAACGTTGAGTATATGTTTTTTCCTCCCAATTTTAGAACACCGTTTACGAAGGAATGTACAATGCAGTCCATCCAACCATTGTTATATTTTGGGAGGTGTTTGAAGAACTATccgaagagaaaaagagagctttCCTATGTAAGTACAATAAGACTGCAATATGACTCTGACTCAGTTTAATATGAGTTATACATAGTTTAATTAATAATGTGTATTCAGAAGAGCTTTGTTGCTGCTTTAGAGCTACGGTGCCTGTCAAAAGTATGGAAACACCTAGCCTTTCATCAATATATGCaccagttttctttttttaatgccAGATTTCAGTCAATCAAGGTCTGTAAGGCATTTAACTTACATGTATATATAACCTGAGTTCTCCAAATATTGCTAAAGGTGACACGGTTAAATTACCTACTTTGGTTGCATATAAACAATAGGTACATGTCTGAAAAATGATAAAAGACTAGGtgtttccaaacttttgacCGGCACCGTTTTCCAGATCCACAAACTGTACAAAGGTTCAGAATATTTTTCATATTGTAgccatatctgtctctctctttgccagTGTTCCTTACAGGTTGTCTTCGGGTGCCCATCTTGGGTATGGGCCAGATCCGAATGCGGGTCCAAAACCTAGCAAACTCTTCCGAACACCATTTCCCAGAAGCTCTGACCTGCCACTCTCTACTACTGCTCCCCATGTACCGCTCCAAGGAGATACTGCAGGCCAGACTCATAGAGGCGCTCTGTCACAACAGAGGCTTCTGGAGGGACTAATCCTGCACCACAACACCCAAGTACATTCTGACATTATTTCTTTGTTTCTCAGCTTTAAACATGTGACTTGCTGTAGTTGTGCTCCTATACACCTGTGATATAATCATATCTGGTTCATTGTATGTGCCTGTAAGGAATTTCAAGGCATGGCTAAAACATTTCTGTATCCATTCAGACCCATCTAGAGACATAATGAATGTAATGCAATAAAAATGAGCCCTTATCTTACCCGTGTCTCAATGCTCTCAggctttctgaaaatgaaaccaCAG from Osmerus mordax isolate fOsmMor3 chromosome 14, fOsmMor3.pri, whole genome shotgun sequence harbors:
- the herc56.1 gene encoding probable E3 ubiquitin-protein ligase HERC3 isoform X1, coding for MFSWGEDTNYGFGLRKLDGSNPINQNHFINFTNLRSDVRDLSAGQSVVAFVRTDGKASIVRIREDQDGRRSTGKLRSVNCEEKIHAVSCGDDFAVLLSEEGKVLIMDSSNIVRPLKELCNTQVNQVACGDQHSIALTQDGQVFTWGMNTFGQLGLDLGTDGHRPPQVLHSLSGLPLIQVTSGGDHCIALSVSGAVFTWGRNSCGQLGLGDTTDRHVPTPVTLLDRKKTVSISCGKDHTVILTKGGVVFTFGGGRYGQLGHNTQTDEHRPRVVAELWGSKVTQVACGRHHTLAFVGSAKVYSFGHGEHGQLGNGILTDQSVPLPVQISQESDDQKIKRIFAGGNHSFAMTTSAQGVIKVRQKTLVDGRVDEWISKCDTKSWKRIQKEIKAMFSSSSCLNQSFLDRSSNKHYQTSSKYSGLDLSLARKVLKKLAKKEKVLAEIKTVVLHSLLPTLNENPFSVESLRVYLVLSELLRATVKPNQVTDIELTVAVAAAILRLHPNKLQILGDLWSSLKPSTLVKQIKVWKDTLSFILRKLSITSHRTGVKDLLDVLQHLFTATQKAGGTLNIPVSAFCMEDVVFSFQYLQEDVKRWRLWSKKKKLDGMSLPIVCRYPFVMNPQSKQLVLNVAAYLSQGQLETNHENGMWPFGIPQPSSSLYFELRLRRASLIEDTFRELNVADPSIFKKHLVVYFDGDSQLSDVYRRDFFLHVLDSLLDPDSKMFMYNHTKTLAWFPAMPILEEKRYFLFGVLCGLALHGNMVVHLPFPLALFKKLLNRKPSLEDLIDFSSDGQILKDILDYPDDVVENLDMTFTVIWDNTRVELDSKEPEKLVTGENKMEFSEAYVNLVFNKSVEGVFAEFRRGFFTVCEEDAALLFRPEELRAVMVGSENYDWEKLKQNTVYEGMYNAVHPTIVIFWEVFEELSEEKKRAFLLFLTGCLRVPILGMGQIRMRVQNLANSSEHHFPEALTCHSLLLLPMYRSKEILQARLIEALCHNRGFWRD
- the herc56.1 gene encoding probable E3 ubiquitin-protein ligase HERC3 isoform X2; its protein translation is MFSWGEDTNYGFGLRKLDGSNPINQNHFINFTNLRSDVRDLSAGQSVVAFVRTDGKASIVRIREDQDGRRSTGKLRSVNCEEKIHAVSCGDDFAVLLSEEGKVLIMDSSNIVRPLKELCNTQVNQVACGDQHSIALTQDGQVFTWGMNTFGQLGLDLGTDGHRPPQVLHSLSGLPLIQVTSGGDHCIALSVSGAVFTWGRNSCGQLGLGDTTDRHVPTPVTLLDRKKTVSISCGKDHTVILTKGGVVFTFGGGRYGQLGHNTQTDEHRPRVVAELWGSKVTQVACGRHHTLAFVGSAKVYSFGHGEHGQLGNGILTDQSVPLPVQISQESDDQKIKRIFAGGNHSFAMTTSAQGVIKVRQKTLVDGRVDEWISKCDTKSWKRIQKEIKAMFSSSSCLNQSFLDRSNKHYQTSSKYSGLDLSLARKVLKKLAKKEKVLAEIKTVVLHSLLPTLNENPFSVESLRVYLVLSELLRATVKPNQVTDIELTVAVAAAILRLHPNKLQILGDLWSSLKPSTLVKQIKVWKDTLSFILRKLSITSHRTGVKDLLDVLQHLFTATQKAGGTLNIPVSAFCMEDVVFSFQYLQEDVKRWRLWSKKKKLDGMSLPIVCRYPFVMNPQSKQLVLNVAAYLSQGQLETNHENGMWPFGIPQPSSSLYFELRLRRASLIEDTFRELNVADPSIFKKHLVVYFDGDSQLSDVYRRDFFLHVLDSLLDPDSKMFMYNHTKTLAWFPAMPILEEKRYFLFGVLCGLALHGNMVVHLPFPLALFKKLLNRKPSLEDLIDFSSDGQILKDILDYPDDVVENLDMTFTVIWDNTRVELDSKEPEKLVTGENKMEFSEAYVNLVFNKSVEGVFAEFRRGFFTVCEEDAALLFRPEELRAVMVGSENYDWEKLKQNTVYEGMYNAVHPTIVIFWEVFEELSEEKKRAFLLFLTGCLRVPILGMGQIRMRVQNLANSSEHHFPEALTCHSLLLLPMYRSKEILQARLIEALCHNRGFWRD
- the herc56.1 gene encoding probable E3 ubiquitin-protein ligase HERC3 isoform X3, translating into MFSWGEDTNYGFGLRKLDGSNPINQNHFINFTNLRSDVRDLSAGQSVVAFVRTDGKASIVRIREDQDGRRSTGKLRSVNCEEKIHAVSCGDDFAVLLSEEGKVLIMDSSNIVRPLKELCNTQVNQVACGDQHSIALTQDGQVFTWGMNTFGQLGLDLGTDGHRPPQVLHSLSGLPLIQVTSGGDHCIALSVSGAVFTWGRNSCGQLGLGDTTDRHVPTPVTLLDRKKTVSISCGKDHTVILTKGGVVFTFGGGRYGQLGHNTQTDEHRPRVVAELWGSKVTQVACGRHHTLAFVGSAKVYSFGHGEHGQLGNGILTDQSVPLPVQISQESDDQKIKRIFAGGNHSFAMTTSAQGVIKVRQKTLVDGRVDEWISKCDTKSWKRIQKEIKAMFSSSSCLNQSFLDRSSNKHYQTSSKYSGLDLSLARKVLKKLAKKEKVLAEIKTVVLHSLLPTLNENPFSVESLRVYLVLSELLRATVKPNQVTDIELTVAVAAAILRLHPNKLQILGDLWSSLKPSTLVKQIKVWKDTLSFILRKLSITSHRTGVKDLLDVLQHLFTATQKAGGTLNIPVSAFCMEDVVFSFQYLQEDVKRWRLWSKKKKLDGMSLPIVCRYPFVMNPQSKQLVLNVAAYLSQGQLETNHENGMWPFGIPQPSSSLYFELRLRRASLIEDTFRELNVADPSIFKKHLVVYFDGDSQLSDVYRRDFFLHVLDSLLDPDSKMFMYNHTKTLAWFPAMPILEEKRYFLFGVLCGLALHGNMVVHLPFPLALFKKLLNRKPSLEDLIDFSSDGQILKDILDYPDDVVENLDMTFTVIWDNTRVELDSKEPEKLVTGWSFQRPM